One Rosa chinensis cultivar Old Blush chromosome 3, RchiOBHm-V2, whole genome shotgun sequence DNA window includes the following coding sequences:
- the LOC112193554 gene encoding uncharacterized protein LOC112193554, which produces MGLLYRSLAMLVVLIWLSRLAHLSAQSSSGQAPALDVLLQDYAYRAFVHPKTGVPYDAQVPSNLSGIQIAALRLRSGSLYRRGVVYKEFEFPVGVNESPYAERLVLVYQNLGNWSLVYYPLPGYSYLAPVLGLLAYDAIDLSAKNLPYLDIAATVDPIKIKFQDVKPTPDGTVAKCVTFDLDGSVNFSNVGSGNACSAFKQGHFAIVVESIAPSPSPVTSGSPPTPTPGGRGKKKSNSKTWIIVGSVLGGLALLALLAFLVLWGRKYRERKHLEEMEKAADVGEALHMTTVGDTKAPSAMVTRTQPTIESEYVP; this is translated from the coding sequence ATGGGGCTTCTCTATCGAAGTCTCGCGATGCTAGTGGTTCTGATATGGTTATCACGGCTGGCTCATCTCTCGGCACAGTCGTCCAGTGGCCAAGCACCTGCTCTTGATGTGCTTCTTCAAGATTATGCCTACAGGGCCTTTGTTCATCCCAAGACTGGAGTTCCCTATGATGCTCAGGTTCCTTCGAATTTGAGTGGAATTCAGATTGCAGCTTTGAGGCTCAGGAGTGGTAGCTTGTACAGGAGAGGTGTTGTGTACAAAGAGTTTGAGTTCCCAGTAGGAGTCAATGAGAGTCCATATGCGGAGAGGCTTGTTCTGGTGTACCAGAACTTAGGCAATTGGTCATTGGTGTATTATCCATTACCAGGTTATTCATACTTAGCTCCAGTGTTGGGTCTCCTTGCTTATGATGCTATCGATTTATCAGCGAAAAATTTACCATACTTGGATATCGCTGCAACTGTTGATCCCATAAAGATCAAATTTCAGGATGTGAAACCGACCCCTGATGGCACCGTGGCGAAGTGTGTTACTTTTGACTTAGATGGTTCTGTCAATTTCAGCAATGTGGGATCAGGCAATGCATGTTCAGCTTTCAAACAGGGGCACTTCGCTATAGTGGTTGAGTCCATTGCTCCTTCTCCATCACCAGTCACCTCTGGAAGTCCCCCGACTCCTACTCCTGGTGGTCgaggaaagaagaagagtaaTTCAAAAACGTGGATAATTGTTGGGTCTGTGCTCGGTGGATTAGCGTTGTTGGCATTGTTGGCATTCCTGGTACTCTGGGGGCGTAAATACAGGGAAAGGAAGCATTTGGAAGAGATGGAGAAAGCTGCAGATGTAGGTGAAGCTTTGCATATGACAACAGTTGGAGATACAAAAGCACCTTCAGCAATGGTTACTCGAACACAACCGACAATTGAGAGTGAATATGTGCCTTGA